A window of Castanea sativa cultivar Marrone di Chiusa Pesio chromosome 1, ASM4071231v1 contains these coding sequences:
- the LOC142621502 gene encoding beta-glucuronosyltransferase GlcAT14B, whose amino-acid sequence MKRLKSYYINLRHSQPHTMERKWIFPLAIGSIVSLFLLFLSTLTSPDGSPFLPFYRSITASSSVFVESKLHVIPTPTISLPPPPAPPRLAYLISGSNGDGNMLKRTLLALYHPRNRYVVHLDLEASVQERSDLNQFVSEHPVFARFGNVKMIAKANLVTYRGPTMVANTLHAAAILLREGPDWDWFINLSASDYPLVSQDDLLHTFSYLPRDLNFIDHTSNIGWKEYQRAKPIIVDPGLYMTKKADVFWVTQRRSVPTAFKLFTGSAWMVLSRQFIDYCIWGWDNLPRVVLMYYANFISSPEGYFHTVICNAQEFRNTTVNSDLHFISWDNPPKQHPHHLNIDDMQRMINSNAPFARKFRQDDPVLDKVDLELLSRGPGMIVPGGWCIGSRENGTDPCSVIGNTTVLRPSSGAKRLESLIGSLLSSEKFRPRQCK is encoded by the exons ATGAAGAGGCTGAAGAGCTATTACATCAATTTGAGACATTCACAACCGCACACGATGGAAAGGAAATGGATCTTCCCTTTGGCAATAGGCTCAATAGTTTCGCTTTtccttctcttcctctccaCGCTAACCTCACCCGACGGTTCACCGTTCCTCCCCTTCTACCGCTCGATCACGGCGTCGAGCTCCGTCTTCGTCGAGTCCAAGCTCCACGTCATCCCTACCCCTACAATCTCTCTGCCTCCGCCGCCGGCGCCGCCTCGGCTCGCTTACCTGATCTCCGGCTCCAACGGCGACGGCAACATGCTGAAGCGGACTCTGCTAGCTCTCTACCACCCTCGGAATCGCTACGTGGTCCATCTCGACCTCGAGGCCTCGGTCCAAGAGCGATCCGATCTGAACCAGTTCGTTTCGGAGCACCCGGTTTTCGCTCGGTTCGGGAATGTGAAGATGATCGCTAAGGCCAACCTCGTTACCTATAGGGGTCCCACCATGGTCGCGAACACTCTACACGCCGCCGCGATTTTGCTGCGAGAAGGTCCGGACTGGGACTGGTTCATCAATCTCAGCGCCTCTGATTATCCACTGGTCTCTCAAGACG ATCTGCTGCACACATTTTCATACTTGCCAAGGGATCTCAATTTCATTGATCATACAAGTAACATTGGGTGGAAAGA GTATCAGAGGGCGAAGCCGATAATAGTAGACCCAGGGTTGTATATGACGAAGAAAGCAGATGTTTTTTGGGTTACACAACGTAGAAGTGTGCCAACTGCATTCAAGCTATTTACAG GTTCTGCTTGGATGGTACTTTCTAGGCAATTCATTGATTACTGCATATGGGGATGGGACAACCTACCTCGAGTTGTCCTCATGTACTATGCAAACTTTATATCTTCCCCAGAAGGATACTTCCACACTGTAATCTGTAATGCCCAAGAATTCAGGAACACAACTGTGAACAGTGACCTCCACTTCATATCATGGGATAACCCTCCCAAGCAACATCCCCACCACCTCAACATTGATGACATGCAAAGGATGATTAACAGTAATGCTCCATTTGCACGGAAATTTCGCCAAGATGATCCAGTGCTTGACAAAGTTGATTTGGAACTCTTGTCTCGGGGTCCAGGCATGATTGTTCCAGGCGGTTGGTGCATAGGAAGTAGGGAAAATGGGACTGATCCATGCTCTGTTATTGGCAATACCACAGTCCTCAGGCCCAGTTCTGGAGCCAAAAGGTTGGAAAGTTTGATCGGCTCTCTATTATCGAGTGAGAAATTCCGGCCAAGGCAGTGCAAATAA